One genomic segment of Primulina tabacum isolate GXHZ01 chromosome 9, ASM2559414v2, whole genome shotgun sequence includes these proteins:
- the LOC142504379 gene encoding uncharacterized protein LOC142504379 — MRNNPRSEPGRRREPEPEWKNNLPPATGLIKMISGGSTDGDSNRARKSRSRRECMEVEGARRNEAVISFGPEDLIGVNLPHSDTLVIQARVANYDILRVFVDSGSSVNVIFKDVFAQMDLQGFHLEAVETALFGFAGHVVYPEGEIVLPLTLGSQDLKKTVMTSFTVVDSPSSYNIILGRPAMNELRAVASTYHLKIKFHVGARVGEVRGDQPSSRKCYVEAVRVDQSKTKREGKKERMDEVGGRVVEKGEVHFVAEEEQEMIEIGPGQQIRMARDLNASTRVSLINCLKANINVFAWSQQELTGISPLISEHQLNILPGSHPVKQKKRHFGPEKDKVIDEQVKELLKAGHIREIQFPTWLSNVVLVPKSTGKWRMCVDFRDLNKACPKDHYPLPRIDQLNAWATYQRLMNKVFEKQLGRNMEVYVDDILAKSKEVVNFIIDMEETFATLMHYGIKLNPAKCIFGVKSGKFLGFIVTDRGIEVNQEKVKSVLCMASPRSVKEVQKLIRRIASLSRFISRSAHRSYPFFQVLRKAQQFGWDEKCEQAFQDLKIHLAELPVLVKPEPGEKLFVYLSTTEYAVSSVLVKEEGSDQKPVYYVSHALRGLELRWSNPMRRKYGEYSWMPGASSLAGCGVGVVIISPLGEKIKLALRIDSRVTNNEDEYEAVLAGVQAAREVGASRIILYSDSKLINQQIKGVYEAKDDRMLKYLRLIKTRAEVFTDWGIEQIPREENSEADTLAKMAASLSEVSTREVLHVSRLILSTEEEMLPKPEDSWMTPLIKFIGPLLKCLSEKEVDYVLREIHKGCCAEHLGGMSLAWKTMLAGFWWPTLSQDSARVV, encoded by the exons ATGAGGAATAACCCGAGGAGTGAACCCGGGAGAAGAAGGGAGCCTGAGCCCGAGTGGAAAAATAATTTGCCCCCTGCGACGGGGttgattaaaatgatatcaggaggctctactgatggagactccaaCCGGGCGAGAAAGTCGAGAAGTAGGAGGGAGTGTATGGAGGTAGAGGGAGCAAGGAGGAACGAGGCGGTCATCAGTTTTGGCCCAGAAGATTTGATAGGGGTGAATCTGCCCCACAGTGATACCCTGGTTATCCAAGCCCGTGTGGCAAATTATGACATTTTGAGGGTCTTTGTTGATTCGGGCAGTTCTGTAAATGTGATTTTTAAAGATGTCTTTGCgcagatggatttgcagggTTTTCACTTGGAAGCTGTGGAAACTGCCCTCTTTGGCTTTGCTGGCCACGTGGTCTACCCGGAAGGAGAGATTGTCCTACCACTAACCCTAGGCTCTCAGGATCTCAAGAAGACAGTGATGACCTCTTTCACTGTAGTGGACTCCCCATCTTCATACAATATCATTTTGGGGAGGCCGGCTATGAATGAATTAAGGGCTGTGGCATCCACTTACCATCTAAAGATAAAGTTTCATGTGGGAGCCCGGGTAGGAGAAGTTAGGGGAGATCAACCTTCTTCCCGAAAATGTTATGTGGAGGCAGTCCGGGTTGATCAGAGCAAAACCAAGAGAGAAGGGAAGAAGGAAAGGATGGATGAAGTTGGAGGAAGAGTGGTGGAGAAAGGGGAAGTACATTTTGTAGCAGAGGAGGAGCAGGAGATGATAGAAATCGGACCAGGCCAGCAAATCCGGATGGCTCGGGACCTCAATGCATCCACCCGAGTTAGTTTGATTAACTGTTTAAAAGCTAATATTAATGTATTTGCCTGGTCCCAGCAGGAGTTGACAGGGATTTCTCCCCTGATATCGGAGCACCAACTGAACATTCTCCCGGGATCTCACCCGGTGAAGCAGAAAAAGAGACACTTTGGTCCTGAAAAAgacaaagttattgatgagCAAGTGAAGGAGCTGCTGAAGGCCGGCCACATTCGAGAAATTCAATTCCCCACATGGCTTTCGAATGTGGTGCTGGTACCTAAATCCACCGGAAAGTGGCGAATGTGTGTAGATTTCCGCGATCTCAACAAGGCTTGCCCTAAAGACCATTACCCCTTGCCCAGGATTGACCAGCTG aatgcatgggCTACTTACCAGCGTCTAATGAACAAAGTCTTTGAGAAGCAGCTGGGACGAAATATGGaagtctatgtggatgatattctgGCCAAGTCCAAGGAGGTTGTGAATTTCATCATTGATATGGAAGAAACATTTGCCACTCTAATGCATTACGGGATCAAGCTTAACCCTGCCAAATGCATTTTTGGTGTCAAGAGTGGCAAATTCTTGGGATTCATAGTGACAGATCGAGGGATCGAGGtgaatcaagaaaaagtcaagtcCGTGTTGTGTATGGCATCCCCCCGATCTGTCAAAGAAGTACAGAAGCTGATCAGGAGGATTGCTTCCCTGTCTCGATTTATATCCCGGTCAGCACACAGGAGTTATCCTTTCTTCCAGGTTCTAAGGAAGGCCCAGCAATTCGGGTGGGATGAAAAATGTGAGCAGGCCTTCCAGGACTTGAAGATTCACCTTGCAGAGCTCCCTGTGTTGGTAAAGCCGGAGCCTGGGGAAAAACTATTTGTTTATCTATCTACTACAGAGTATGCTGTCAGCTCAGTTCTGGTAAAAGAAGAAGGCTCTGATCAAAAGCCTGTCTACTATGTCAGCCATGCTCTAAGAGGACTCGAGCTCCG ATGGTCCAACCCAATGAGGAGGAAGTATGGAGAGTATTCGTGGATGCCCGGGGCGTCTAGCCTTGCTGGGTGTGGAGTAGGGGTTGTGATAATATCTCCCCTGGGAGAAAAGATTAAACTAGCGCTGAGAATTGACTCCCGGGTAACTAACaatgaggacgagtatgaggctGTCCTAGCTGGTGTCCAAGCTGCCCGGGAAGTCGGGGCTTCCCGGATTATTCTATATTCTGATTCGAAACTCATTAATCAGCAGATAAAGGGCGTCTATGAAGCTAAGGATGACAGGATGTTAAAGTATTTACGGCTCATCAAAACCCGAGCAGAAGTTTTTACGGATTGGGGTATTGAACAAATACCCCGGGAAGAGAATAGCGAGGCAGATACTCTGGCAAAAATGGCTGCTTCCTTGTCAGAAGTAAGCACCCGGGAGGTCTTGCATGTTTCCCGATTGATCCTTTCTACCGAGGAAGAAATGTTACCAAAACCAGAGGACTCCTGGATGACACCTCTGATTAAGTTCATT GGACCTCTTTTGAAATGCTTGTCCGAGAAAGAGGTCGATTATGTCCTCCGAGAGATTCATAAAGGATGTTGTGCTGAGCACCTCGGAGGAATGTCTTTGGCCTGGAAAACAATGCTTGCCGGTTTCTGGTGGCCAACTCTCAGTCAAGATTCTGCTCGGGTGGTCTAA